A stretch of Pseudomonas taetrolens DNA encodes these proteins:
- a CDS encoding siderophore-interacting protein: MSAVTTLVQNLRTRLSKPAGYRLFDIQLKQRLVLSPSLVRLVFSGRDVALMQTLGPDQRVKLFFPGANGVAVNLPRHGDWQAARRQLGPDCAPAMRTYTLRNLRPECGELDIDFVLHGETGPASRWALHAAPGERLQIVAPNAECDTDPGGYEWLPPAGVRNVLLIGDETALPALAGILEQLATHPDAPRVQAFIEVPEEADCLALLCGLNAKVHWLPRASLGTRHGDGMLLAARELASLPPLRPQASDSGPLDELDLDHQRPWERASARHSDFYAWVAGESAAVMAIRRFLINERGLDRQALTLMGYWKLGRSLE, from the coding sequence ATGTCCGCTGTTACCACGCTGGTGCAAAATCTGCGCACACGCCTGAGTAAACCGGCCGGGTACCGGCTGTTCGATATCCAGCTCAAGCAACGCCTGGTCTTAAGCCCGTCGCTGGTGCGCCTGGTGTTCAGCGGCCGCGACGTGGCCCTGATGCAGACCCTGGGCCCGGACCAGCGGGTCAAACTGTTTTTCCCCGGGGCCAATGGCGTGGCTGTCAACCTGCCCAGGCACGGCGACTGGCAGGCCGCCAGGCGCCAATTGGGCCCTGACTGCGCACCCGCGATGCGCACCTACACCCTGCGCAACCTGCGCCCTGAATGCGGCGAGCTGGACATCGACTTTGTACTGCACGGCGAAACCGGGCCCGCTTCACGCTGGGCGCTGCATGCGGCGCCAGGTGAGCGCTTGCAAATCGTGGCCCCGAATGCCGAATGCGACACCGATCCCGGCGGTTATGAATGGCTGCCGCCCGCAGGGGTGCGCAACGTGCTGCTGATCGGCGACGAAACGGCGCTGCCAGCGCTCGCCGGGATTCTCGAACAGCTCGCCACTCACCCGGATGCGCCTCGGGTACAGGCGTTTATTGAGGTGCCCGAAGAAGCAGACTGCCTGGCGTTACTTTGCGGCCTCAACGCCAAGGTCCACTGGCTGCCCCGTGCCAGCCTGGGTACCCGGCACGGCGACGGCATGCTGCTGGCGGCCCGTGAACTGGCAAGCCTGCCGCCGCTTCGCCCTCAGGCCAGCGACAGCGGGCCGCTGGATGAACTCGACCTTGACCATCAGCGCCCCTGGGAAAGAGCCAGTGCCCGCCACAGCGATTTTTACGCCTGGGTCGCCGGCGAGTCAGCGGCCGTCATGGCGATCCGGCGGTTTCTGATCAATGAACGCGGCCTGGACCGCCAGGCACTGACGCTGATGGGCTATTGGAAACTGGGGCGCTCGCTGGAGTGA